A single genomic interval of Ramlibacter sp. harbors:
- the dapA gene encoding 4-hydroxy-tetrahydrodipicolinate synthase — protein MTPITGSIVALVTPMHEDGSVDYPTLRKLIDWHIAEGTDCIGVVGTTGESPTVNVEEHQEIIRVSVEQANRRVPIMAGCGANSTAEAIELARFAKKVGADCQLQVVPYYNKPTQEGQYQHFKAIAEAVGDLPTVLYNVPGRTVADMQHDTVLRLAQVPGIVGIKEATGNIERAQWLIREVPKGFAIYSGDDPTAVALMLCGGQGNVSVTANIAPRLMHELCVAATAGDAKRAMDIQFKLMPVHKQLFVEANPIPLKWAMARMGLCGGTMRLPMTPLSPANEAVVEGALRASGLLAS, from the coding sequence ATGACACCGATTACAGGCAGCATCGTGGCGCTCGTCACCCCGATGCACGAAGACGGCAGCGTGGATTACCCCACCCTGCGCAAACTCATTGACTGGCACATTGCCGAAGGCACCGATTGCATTGGCGTGGTCGGCACCACGGGCGAGTCGCCCACGGTGAATGTCGAGGAGCACCAGGAGATCATCCGCGTCTCGGTGGAGCAGGCCAACAGGCGCGTGCCCATCATGGCCGGCTGCGGCGCCAACTCCACCGCCGAGGCGATTGAGCTGGCCCGGTTTGCCAAAAAGGTCGGCGCCGACTGCCAGCTGCAGGTCGTGCCCTACTACAACAAGCCCACGCAGGAGGGCCAGTACCAGCACTTCAAGGCCATCGCCGAAGCCGTGGGCGACCTGCCCACCGTGCTGTACAACGTGCCCGGCCGCACGGTGGCCGACATGCAGCATGACACCGTGCTGCGGCTGGCCCAGGTGCCCGGCATCGTGGGCATCAAGGAAGCCACCGGCAACATCGAGCGCGCGCAATGGCTGATCCGCGAAGTGCCCAAGGGCTTCGCCATCTACTCGGGCGACGACCCCACCGCGGTCGCGCTCATGCTGTGCGGCGGCCAGGGCAATGTCAGCGTCACCGCCAACATCGCGCCGCGGCTGATGCACGAGCTGTGCGTGGCCGCCACGGCTGGCGACGCGAAGCGCGCCATGGACATCCAGTTCAAGCTCATGCCGGTGCACAAGCAGCTGTTCGTCGAGGCCAACCCGATCCCGCTCAAGTGGGCCATGGCCCGCATGGGCCTGTGCGGCGGCACCATGCGCCTGCCCATGACCCCGCTGTCCCCCGCCAACGAGGCGGTGGTGGAAGGCGCGCTGCGCGCCAGCGGCCTGCTCGCGTCCTGA
- a CDS encoding MFS transporter produces MTTHNKPLSMVQVLACGAAIVTLSMGIRHGFGLWLQPITQAQGWTRETFAFAIAIQNLSWGVFGIFAGMLADRFGAFRVLMGGAVFYAAGLAGMALSPNAFSFTLTAGVLIGAAQAGTTYAVVYGVIGRQIAAERRSWAMGVAAAAGSFGQFLMVPVEGFLISGIGWQQALLALGMAVLLIVPLALGLREPGFGGGAAPAREQTIGQALREAFKYPSFQLLMAGYFVCGFQVVFIGVHMPSYLKDKGLSPQVASYALALIGLFNVFGTYIAGTLGQRLARRKILAFIYLARAVAISVFLVVPLSPASVYVFSSVMGLLWLSTVPPTNATVAQIFGVAHLSMLGGFVFFSHQIGSFMGVWLGGYLYDRTGSYDIVWYIAIALGIFAALINLPVKESAIQRGLPQAAGA; encoded by the coding sequence ATGACAACGCACAACAAACCGCTCTCCATGGTGCAGGTGCTGGCCTGCGGCGCCGCCATCGTGACCCTGTCCATGGGCATCCGCCACGGTTTCGGCCTGTGGCTGCAACCCATCACCCAGGCCCAGGGCTGGACCCGCGAAACCTTTGCCTTTGCCATCGCGATCCAGAACCTGTCCTGGGGCGTGTTCGGCATCTTTGCCGGCATGCTGGCCGACCGGTTTGGCGCCTTCCGCGTGCTGATGGGCGGCGCCGTGTTCTATGCCGCCGGCCTTGCGGGCATGGCGCTGTCGCCCAATGCCTTCAGCTTCACGCTCACCGCGGGGGTGCTGATCGGCGCGGCGCAGGCCGGCACCACCTACGCCGTGGTGTACGGCGTGATCGGCCGGCAGATTGCGGCCGAGCGGCGCTCCTGGGCCATGGGGGTGGCCGCTGCCGCGGGCTCCTTTGGCCAGTTCCTCATGGTGCCGGTGGAAGGCTTCCTCATTTCGGGCATTGGCTGGCAGCAGGCGCTGCTGGCACTGGGCATGGCCGTGCTCTTGATCGTGCCGCTGGCGCTGGGCCTGCGCGAGCCGGGCTTTGGCGGCGGCGCGGCGCCGGCGCGCGAGCAGACCATCGGCCAGGCGCTGCGCGAGGCCTTCAAGTACCCCAGCTTCCAGCTGCTCATGGCGGGCTACTTCGTCTGCGGCTTCCAGGTGGTCTTCATTGGCGTGCACATGCCCAGCTACCTCAAGGACAAGGGCCTGTCGCCCCAGGTCGCGAGCTACGCGCTGGCGCTGATCGGCCTGTTCAATGTGTTTGGCACCTACATCGCGGGCACGCTGGGCCAGCGGCTGGCACGGCGCAAGATCCTCGCCTTCATCTACCTGGCGCGCGCGGTGGCCATCAGCGTTTTCCTGGTGGTGCCGCTGTCGCCGGCCAGTGTCTATGTGTTCTCCAGCGTCATGGGCCTGCTGTGGCTGTCCACGGTGCCGCCGACCAATGCCACGGTGGCGCAGATTTTCGGCGTGGCCCACCTCTCCATGCTGGGCGGCTTTGTGTTCTTCAGCCACCAGATCGGCTCGTTCATGGGCGTGTGGCTGGGCGGCTACCTCTATGACCGCACCGGCAGCTACGACATCGTCTGGTACATCGCCATCGCGCTGGGTATCTTTGCCGCGCTGATCAACCTGCCGGTCAAGGAAAGCGCGATCCAGCGCGGCCTGCCGCAGGCCGCCGGGGCCTGA
- a CDS encoding SDR family oxidoreductase, which produces MKTIVITGASDGIGAEMARQLAQAHGAGVALVLAARNEQALQAVAAQCSALGAQALVVRTDVAHEAQCRALVAAAVARFGGVDALINNAGVSAQALFADVKAEDLGWYEQLMRVNLWGSVWCTHAALPHLKASRGQIVAVSSLAGLVGVPGRTAYSATKFAMTGFFEALRAELGVAGVSVTTAYPGVVATQIRYRGYNAAGVAAGASGLKEDDAMSVEECAGLILRGMARRDREVVMTARGKLGRFIKLIAPGLVEKMALAALKDEVKPG; this is translated from the coding sequence ATGAAAACAATCGTAATTACCGGCGCCTCCGACGGCATTGGCGCCGAGATGGCGCGCCAGCTCGCGCAGGCCCATGGCGCCGGCGTTGCCCTGGTGCTGGCTGCCCGCAATGAACAGGCCCTGCAGGCCGTGGCCGCGCAATGCAGCGCCCTGGGCGCGCAGGCCCTGGTCGTGCGGACCGATGTGGCCCACGAGGCGCAATGCCGCGCGCTGGTGGCCGCGGCCGTGGCGCGCTTCGGCGGTGTGGATGCCCTGATCAACAACGCCGGCGTTTCGGCCCAGGCCCTGTTTGCCGATGTCAAGGCCGAGGACCTGGGCTGGTACGAGCAGCTCATGCGGGTCAACCTCTGGGGCAGCGTGTGGTGCACCCACGCGGCCCTGCCACACCTGAAGGCTTCGCGCGGCCAGATCGTGGCGGTGTCGTCGCTGGCCGGGCTGGTCGGCGTGCCGGGGCGCACGGCCTACAGCGCCACCAAGTTCGCGATGACCGGCTTTTTCGAGGCCTTGCGGGCCGAGCTCGGGGTTGCGGGCGTGAGCGTCACCACCGCCTACCCCGGTGTGGTGGCCACCCAGATCCGCTACCGCGGCTACAACGCGGCCGGCGTGGCCGCAGGCGCCAGCGGCCTCAAGGAAGACGACGCCATGAGCGTGGAGGAATGCGCCGGCCTGATCCTGCGCGGCATGGCCCGGCGTGACCGCGAAGTGGTGATGACGGCCAGGGGCAAGCTGGGGCGCTTCATAAAGCTGATCGCTCCGGGCCTGGTCGAGAAGATGGCCCTGGCGGCACTCAAGGACGAGGTCAAGCCCGGCTGA
- a CDS encoding cupin domain-containing protein translates to MDIDTPLPLLGGLTPARFMQRHWQKKPLLVRQAVPGMAPLLDRAALFAMAARDEVESRLVLQQQAPATSAKSARGKPAGAAARWQMRQGPFARRALPALHTPGWTLLVQGMDLHEDRIHGLLQQFRFVPDARLDDLMISYASDQGGVGPHFDSYDVFLLQAQGRRRWRIGRQKDLTLQDNVPLKILAHFEPEQEFVLEPGDMLYLPPRYAHDGMAEGECQTYSIGFRSPARGELARELLQRAADDAADVAGERLYRDPAQPAVASPGAIPPALLGFAREALQAVLDEPLALERALGEYLTEPKASVWFDSEAAAAPRGTGRIDLDRRTRMMHDAHHVFINGESYRASGRDATLMRRLADQRHLDAGSLARASEGARALLRAWCEAGWAHATQE, encoded by the coding sequence ATGGACATCGATACCCCCTTGCCGCTACTGGGCGGCCTCACCCCAGCGCGTTTCATGCAGCGCCACTGGCAGAAAAAACCCCTGCTGGTGCGCCAGGCCGTCCCGGGCATGGCGCCCTTGCTGGACCGCGCCGCGCTGTTCGCCATGGCCGCGCGGGATGAGGTGGAGTCCAGGCTGGTCTTGCAGCAGCAGGCGCCGGCCACATCCGCAAAATCTGCCAGGGGCAAACCCGCCGGCGCGGCCGCGCGCTGGCAGATGCGCCAGGGCCCGTTCGCGCGGCGTGCGCTGCCGGCGCTGCACACACCGGGCTGGACGCTGCTGGTGCAAGGCATGGACCTGCACGAGGACCGCATCCACGGCCTGCTGCAGCAGTTCCGCTTTGTGCCCGATGCTCGGCTGGACGACCTGATGATCAGCTACGCGAGCGACCAGGGCGGCGTGGGCCCTCATTTCGACAGCTACGACGTGTTCCTGCTGCAGGCCCAGGGCCGGCGGCGCTGGCGCATTGGCCGCCAGAAGGACCTCACGCTGCAGGACAACGTGCCGCTGAAAATCCTGGCCCATTTCGAGCCCGAGCAGGAGTTTGTGCTCGAGCCCGGCGACATGCTCTACCTGCCGCCACGCTATGCGCACGATGGCATGGCCGAAGGCGAGTGCCAGACCTACTCCATCGGTTTTCGCTCGCCGGCGCGTGGTGAACTCGCGCGCGAACTGCTGCAGCGGGCCGCCGACGATGCGGCCGATGTTGCGGGCGAGCGGCTCTACCGCGACCCGGCGCAGCCCGCCGTGGCCTCCCCGGGTGCGATTCCGCCCGCGCTGCTGGGCTTTGCGCGCGAGGCGCTGCAGGCCGTGCTGGATGAGCCGCTGGCGCTGGAACGCGCGCTGGGCGAGTACCTGACCGAGCCCAAGGCCAGTGTCTGGTTTGATTCAGAGGCCGCGGCAGCGCCCCGTGGCACGGGCCGCATTGACCTGGACCGCCGCACGCGCATGATGCATGACGCGCACCATGTGTTCATCAACGGCGAGAGCTACCGCGCCTCGGGCCGTGACGCCACGCTGATGCGGCGCCTGGCCGACCAGAGGCATCTTGACGCCGGCAGCCTGGCCCGCGCCAGCGAGGGCGCCCGCGCGCTGCTGCGGGCCTGGTGCGAGGCCGGCTGGGCCCATGCCACGCAGGAGTAA
- a CDS encoding peptidylprolyl isomerase: MNPIPEITPQCVVALTWTLKDTLGEELDVLDEPVEFLVGGSDLLAKIEEALQGHGPGARLDLHLEPEDAFGDYREQLVFLEPRSRFPAELEEGMTFEGLPPGSNPEAPADVLYTVTEIYPEHVVLDGNHPLAGIAIRLSLKVEAIREATEEEIGRGSAGTGFFKVQPQAPGSPYLH; encoded by the coding sequence ATGAATCCGATCCCCGAAATTACCCCCCAATGCGTGGTGGCGCTGACCTGGACCCTGAAGGACACGCTGGGCGAAGAACTGGACGTGCTGGACGAACCCGTGGAGTTCCTCGTGGGTGGCAGCGACCTGCTCGCCAAGATCGAGGAAGCGCTGCAGGGCCACGGCCCGGGCGCGCGGCTGGACCTGCACCTGGAGCCCGAGGACGCGTTTGGCGACTACCGGGAGCAGCTGGTGTTCCTGGAGCCGCGCTCGCGCTTCCCCGCGGAACTTGAAGAAGGCATGACCTTCGAGGGCCTGCCGCCCGGCAGCAACCCCGAGGCACCCGCCGATGTGCTGTACACGGTGACCGAAATCTACCCCGAGCATGTGGTGCTGGACGGCAACCACCCGCTGGCGGGCATTGCCATCCGGCTGAGCCTGAAAGTGGAGGCCATCCGCGAAGCCACTGAAGAAGAAATCGGCCGTGGCTCGGCGGGCACCGGCTTTTTCAAGGTCCAGCCGCAGGCACCGGGCAGCCCCTACCTGCATTGA
- a CDS encoding glycine zipper 2TM domain-containing protein, protein MALPSRTRFISATSLLALTAALAACGTPQPPAEQVVTYPSSPVAYPNQPANYVEYGRVSNIEVIRTEEKGKGSGAGAVIGGIAGAVIGHQIGGGTGRDLATAAGAIGGAVVGNNVEKRNKTETHETWRVSIQVDRGGYRAYDVDSAANLRVGDRVRIENGQIYRL, encoded by the coding sequence ATGGCCCTGCCTTCCAGAACCCGATTCATTTCCGCCACCTCGCTGCTCGCCCTGACCGCGGCGCTGGCGGCCTGCGGCACGCCCCAACCCCCGGCCGAGCAGGTGGTGACCTACCCGTCAAGCCCGGTGGCCTACCCCAACCAGCCCGCCAACTATGTGGAATACGGCCGGGTCTCGAACATCGAGGTCATCCGCACCGAGGAAAAGGGCAAGGGCAGTGGCGCCGGCGCGGTGATTGGCGGCATTGCGGGTGCGGTGATCGGCCACCAGATCGGCGGCGGCACCGGGCGTGACCTCGCCACGGCCGCGGGCGCCATTGGCGGCGCCGTGGTGGGCAACAACGTGGAAAAGCGCAACAAGACCGAGACCCATGAAACCTGGCGCGTCTCGATCCAGGTGGACCGCGGCGGTTACCGCGCCTATGACGTGGACAGCGCGGCCAACCTGCGCGTGGGCGACCGCGTGCGCATTGAGAACGGCCAGATCTACCGGCTGTAA
- a CDS encoding class I SAM-dependent methyltransferase: MHASEVPSAWVRRWSHLVPAGGTVLDVACGMGRHLRWFHERNHPVVGVDRAPAAIESIAGLGEAVLADIEGGPWPFTGRAFAGVVVTHYLWRPLLPSIVASVAPGGVLIYETFAAGNETVGKPSRPDFLLQHGELLRACEGLRVVAYEDGFLDAPQRFIQRIAAVRELPGEPRARHPL; the protein is encoded by the coding sequence ATGCACGCAAGCGAAGTCCCTTCCGCCTGGGTCCGCCGCTGGTCGCACCTGGTGCCCGCGGGCGGCACGGTGCTGGACGTGGCCTGTGGCATGGGCCGCCACCTGCGCTGGTTTCATGAGCGAAATCATCCGGTCGTCGGCGTGGACCGGGCACCTGCTGCTATTGAATCCATAGCAGGCCTGGGTGAGGCCGTGCTCGCGGACATCGAGGGCGGGCCCTGGCCGTTCACGGGCCGGGCTTTTGCCGGCGTGGTGGTGACACATTACCTGTGGCGGCCCCTGCTGCCCTCGATCGTGGCCAGCGTGGCACCGGGCGGCGTGCTGATCTACGAAACCTTCGCCGCCGGCAATGAAACCGTGGGCAAGCCCTCGCGCCCCGACTTCCTGCTGCAACACGGGGAACTGCTGCGCGCCTGCGAGGGCCTGCGGGTGGTGGCCTACGAAGACGGCTTTCTGGACGCGCCGCAGCGCTTTATCCAGCGCATTGCCGCGGTGCGGGAGCTGCCCGGGGAACCCCGGGCGCGCCATCCGCTCTAG
- a CDS encoding type IIA DNA topoisomerase subunit B translates to MATKLPTDYSEGSIRVLKGLEPVKQRPGMYTRTDNPLHVIQEVLDNSADEALAGHGKKIKVTLHADGSVSVDDDGRGIPFGLHPEEKAPVIELVFTRLHAGGKFDKGKGGAYSFSGGLHGVGVSVTNALAKRLEATSYRDGQAARLVFEAGDVTEPLVTRPIAEGDRKQGTSVRVWPDGKYFESSALPMAELTHLLRSKAVLMPGVSVTLVNEKTRDTQTWLYKGGLRDYLMQTLNGDPVIPLFEGEGFADSNENFAEGEGASWCVAFTEDGQPVRESYVNLIPTSAGGTHESGLRDGLFNAVKSFIELHSLLPKGVKLLPEDVFARASYVLSAKVLDPQFQGQIKERLNSRDAVRLVSSFVRPALELWLNQHVEYGKKLAELAIKAAQTRQKAGQKVEKRKGSGVAVLPGKLTDCESKDISHNEVFLVEGDSAGGSAKMGRDKECQAILPLRGKVLNTWEVERDRLFANNEIHDIAVAIGVDPHGPNDTPDLSGLRYGKVCILSDADVDGSHIQVLLLTLFFRHFPKLIEAGHLYVARPPLFRVDAPARGKKPASKVYALDEGELTAILDKLRKEGVREGAWTISRFKGLGEMSAEQLWETTLNPDTRRLLPVQLGALDFLQTESLITKLMGKGEAAARRELMELHGDAVEIDI, encoded by the coding sequence ATGGCCACCAAACTACCCACCGACTATTCCGAGGGCTCGATCCGCGTGCTCAAGGGGCTGGAGCCCGTCAAGCAGCGCCCGGGCATGTACACGCGCACCGACAACCCGCTGCACGTGATCCAGGAAGTGCTGGACAACTCGGCTGACGAGGCGCTTGCCGGGCACGGCAAGAAGATCAAGGTCACGCTGCACGCCGACGGCTCGGTCAGCGTCGACGACGACGGCCGCGGCATCCCGTTTGGCCTGCACCCCGAAGAGAAGGCCCCCGTGATCGAGCTGGTGTTCACCCGCCTGCACGCGGGCGGCAAGTTCGACAAGGGCAAGGGCGGCGCCTACAGTTTTTCGGGCGGCCTGCATGGCGTGGGCGTGAGCGTGACCAATGCGCTGGCCAAACGGCTCGAGGCCACCAGCTACCGCGACGGCCAGGCCGCGCGGCTGGTGTTTGAAGCCGGCGATGTCACCGAGCCGCTGGTGACGAGGCCGATCGCCGAGGGCGACCGCAAGCAGGGCACCAGCGTGCGCGTCTGGCCTGACGGCAAGTACTTCGAGTCCTCGGCCCTGCCCATGGCCGAGCTGACCCACCTGCTGCGCAGCAAGGCCGTGCTGATGCCCGGCGTGAGCGTGACCCTGGTCAACGAGAAAACCAGGGACACCCAGACCTGGCTTTACAAGGGCGGCCTGCGCGACTACCTGATGCAGACGCTGAATGGCGACCCGGTGATCCCGCTGTTCGAGGGCGAGGGCTTTGCCGACAGCAACGAGAACTTTGCCGAAGGCGAGGGCGCCTCGTGGTGCGTGGCCTTCACCGAAGACGGCCAGCCGGTGCGCGAGAGCTATGTCAACCTGATCCCCACCAGCGCCGGCGGCACGCACGAAAGCGGCCTGCGCGACGGCCTGTTCAACGCCGTCAAGAGCTTCATTGAACTGCACAGCCTGCTGCCCAAGGGCGTCAAGCTGCTGCCCGAGGACGTGTTTGCGCGCGCCAGCTATGTGCTCTCGGCCAAGGTGCTGGACCCCCAGTTCCAGGGCCAGATCAAGGAGCGGCTCAATTCGCGCGATGCGGTGCGGCTGGTGTCCAGCTTTGTGCGCCCGGCGCTGGAGCTGTGGCTCAACCAGCATGTGGAATACGGCAAAAAGCTCGCCGAACTCGCCATCAAGGCCGCCCAGACCCGGCAAAAGGCGGGCCAGAAGGTCGAGAAGCGCAAGGGCTCGGGCGTGGCTGTGCTGCCCGGCAAGCTGACCGACTGCGAGAGCAAGGACATCAGCCACAACGAGGTCTTCCTGGTCGAGGGCGACTCGGCTGGCGGCAGCGCCAAGATGGGCCGCGACAAGGAATGCCAGGCCATCCTGCCGTTGCGCGGCAAGGTGCTCAACACCTGGGAGGTCGAGCGCGACCGGCTGTTTGCCAACAACGAGATTCATGACATTGCCGTGGCCATCGGCGTGGACCCGCATGGGCCCAACGACACGCCGGACCTGTCCGGCCTGCGCTACGGCAAGGTCTGCATCCTGAGCGACGCCGATGTGGACGGCTCGCACATCCAGGTCTTGCTGCTCACGCTGTTCTTCCGCCATTTCCCCAAGCTGATCGAGGCCGGCCACCTCTACGTGGCACGCCCGCCGCTGTTCCGGGTGGACGCGCCGGCCCGTGGCAAGAAGCCCGCGTCCAAGGTGTATGCGCTGGATGAAGGTGAGTTGACTGCCATTCTTGACAAGTTGCGCAAGGAAGGTGTGCGTGAGGGGGCCTGGACCATCAGCCGCTTCAAGGGCCTGGGCGAGATGAGTGCGGAACAATTGTGGGAAACCACGCTCAATCCCGATACCCGCCGCCTGTTGCCGGTGCAGCTGGGCGCGCTTGATTTCCTGCAAACTGAAAGCCTGATCACCAAACTCATGGGCAAGGGCGAAGCCGCTGCCCGGCGCGAGCTCATGGAACTGCACGGCGATGCGGTCGAGATCGACATCTGA
- the dut gene encoding dUTP diphosphatase, which translates to MKIDVKILDPRMADQLPAYATPGSAGLDLRACLDAPLTLAPNAWQLVPTGIAIWLKDPGHAALILPRSGLGHKHGIVLGNLVGLIDSDYQGQLMVSAWNRSDVAFTLEPMERLAQLVIVPVLQAQFNVVQEFPPSQRGEGGYGSTGKA; encoded by the coding sequence ATGAAAATCGACGTCAAGATCCTTGATCCGCGCATGGCGGACCAGTTGCCCGCCTATGCCACGCCGGGCAGTGCCGGGCTGGACCTGCGGGCCTGCCTGGACGCGCCGCTCACGCTGGCGCCCAACGCCTGGCAGCTGGTGCCCACGGGCATCGCCATCTGGCTCAAGGACCCGGGCCATGCGGCGCTGATCCTGCCGCGCTCGGGGCTGGGCCACAAGCATGGCATCGTGCTGGGCAACCTGGTGGGCCTGATCGACAGCGACTACCAGGGCCAGCTCATGGTCAGCGCCTGGAACCGCAGCGACGTGGCCTTCACGCTCGAGCCCATGGAGCGGCTGGCCCAGCTGGTGATCGTGCCGGTGCTGCAGGCGCAGTTCAACGTGGTGCAGGAGTTCCCGCCCAGCCAGCGCGGCGAGGGCGGCTACGGTTCCACGGGCAAGGCCTGA
- the bamC gene encoding outer membrane protein assembly factor BamC, with translation MKNIARFGLLALSLSLAACSTFESDKIDYKSASRGTSLEVPPDLTQLSRDSRYVVPGGAVTANSYQAGQAVPGAPTAASTLGDVRIERAGNQRWLVVSRPADQLWGPIRDFWQENGFLLTLDQASLGIMETDWAENRAKLPQDFIRNALGKVFDSLYSTSERDRFRTRLERTASGGTEIYISHRGMMEVYSNTQKDQTVWQPRPSDPELEAEFLRRLMVKLGVPQEQSKALIATGATKPTSRVATVGDQPVVVVDEGFDRAWRRVGLTLDRTGFTVEDRDRSQGTYFVRYVEPNPDKKEPGFFGKLFSSSGPVKPPLKLRINLKSQGESTTVSVLNANGAPEVSANAQRIVKVIADDLR, from the coding sequence GTGAAGAACATCGCAAGATTCGGGCTGCTGGCCCTGTCCCTCTCGCTGGCGGCCTGCAGCACCTTCGAGAGCGACAAGATCGACTACAAGAGCGCCAGCCGCGGTACCTCGCTCGAGGTGCCGCCCGACCTGACGCAGCTGTCGCGCGACTCGCGCTATGTGGTGCCCGGCGGCGCGGTCACGGCCAACAGCTACCAGGCAGGCCAGGCCGTACCCGGAGCGCCCACAGCGGCATCCACCCTGGGCGATGTGCGCATCGAACGCGCGGGCAACCAGCGCTGGCTCGTGGTGAGCCGTCCGGCCGACCAGCTCTGGGGGCCGATCCGCGACTTCTGGCAAGAGAATGGCTTCCTGCTCACGCTGGACCAGGCCAGCCTCGGCATCATGGAGACCGACTGGGCCGAAAACCGCGCCAAGCTGCCGCAGGATTTCATCCGCAATGCGCTGGGCAAGGTGTTTGATTCGCTCTACTCCACCAGCGAGCGTGACCGCTTCCGCACCCGCCTGGAGCGCACCGCCAGTGGCGGCACCGAAATCTACATCAGCCACCGCGGCATGATGGAGGTGTACAGCAACACCCAGAAGGACCAGACCGTCTGGCAGCCGCGGCCATCCGACCCGGAACTCGAAGCCGAATTCCTGCGCCGCCTGATGGTCAAGCTCGGCGTGCCGCAAGAGCAGTCCAAGGCCCTGATCGCCACCGGCGCCACCAAGCCCACCTCGCGCGTGGCCACAGTGGGCGACCAGCCCGTGGTCGTGGTCGACGAAGGCTTTGACCGCGCCTGGCGCCGCGTCGGCCTGACGCTGGACCGCACCGGCTTCACCGTGGAAGACCGGGACCGCAGCCAGGGCACCTACTTCGTGCGCTACGTCGAGCCCAACCCCGACAAGAAGGAACCCGGATTCTTCGGCAAGCTGTTCAGCTCGTCGGGCCCGGTCAAGCCGCCGCTCAAGCTGCGCATCAACCTCAAGAGCCAGGGTGAGTCCACCACCGTGTCGGTGCTCAACGCCAATGGCGCGCCTGAGGTGTCGGCCAACGCCCAGCGCATCGTCAAGGTCATTGCCGACGACCTGCGCTAG
- a CDS encoding MBL fold metallo-hydrolase, giving the protein MLRFRSLGSGSTGNATLVEAGSGTTTSRLLIDCGLGIRQLDARLARAGLAASDIDALFITHEHSDHVGCAAAFARRWRKPVWMSHGTHMALGEPDFDGLLRTARDSSPIEIGELRLMPFTVPHDAREPLQLTCSDGAATLGVLTDLGHATAYVLQRLAGCQALLLECNHDPDLLAAGSYPPFLKRRVGGLWGHLANQAAADIAHAVNHAGLRQVVAAHLSEQNNRPELAQRSLAAGLGCGPGDVAVADAAGSGGWFSA; this is encoded by the coding sequence ATGCTGAGATTCAGGAGCCTGGGCAGCGGCAGCACCGGCAACGCCACCCTGGTGGAGGCCGGCAGCGGCACCACCACCTCACGCCTGCTGATCGACTGCGGCCTGGGCATCCGGCAACTGGATGCGCGGCTGGCACGCGCCGGCCTCGCGGCCAGCGATATTGACGCCCTGTTCATCACCCACGAGCACAGCGACCACGTGGGCTGCGCGGCAGCCTTCGCCCGGCGCTGGCGCAAGCCGGTCTGGATGAGCCACGGCACCCACATGGCGCTTGGCGAGCCCGACTTCGACGGCCTGCTGCGCACGGCGCGCGACTCCAGCCCGATCGAGATCGGCGAGCTGCGGCTGATGCCCTTCACGGTGCCCCACGATGCGCGCGAGCCGCTGCAGCTGACTTGCTCCGACGGCGCGGCCACCCTGGGCGTGCTGACCGACCTGGGCCATGCCACGGCCTATGTGCTGCAGCGGCTGGCGGGCTGCCAGGCCCTGCTGCTGGAGTGCAACCACGACCCCGACTTGCTGGCCGCGGGCAGCTACCCGCCCTTCCTCAAGCGCCGCGTTGGCGGGTTATGGGGCCACCTGGCCAACCAGGCGGCGGCCGACATCGCGCACGCGGTCAACCATGCGGGCCTGCGGCAGGTGGTGGCTGCGCACCTGAGCGAGCAGAACAACCGCCCCGAACTCGCTCAGCGCAGCCTGGCCGCGGGCCTGGGGTGCGGCCCGGGCGACGTGGCCGTGGCGGATGCCGCCGGCAGCGGGGGCTGGTTCAGCGCCTGA